One Dromiciops gliroides isolate mDroGli1 chromosome 3, mDroGli1.pri, whole genome shotgun sequence DNA segment encodes these proteins:
- the LOC122746326 gene encoding zinc finger protein 665-like, which translates to MDGAPAALGSGDGSAEDLELRAKTTRKTPRKNIPAKGSSQDLEPRTKNKEATPKIIIGEESSSLVKVETLKGADFCYSALGAFGEGESLEKQQPIKQESEVRMIKRQKIPTGKKFYKCKECGFSHGSSFVNHKRIHMGKKPYKYKEYGKAFPRFSRLTQHQKIHARVYKCDECGKTFTQNSVLLLHQRMHTGEKPYKCDECGKAFIYNSSRVKHQKIHTGEKPYKCNVCGKAFMQRSDCVRHQKIHTREKPYKCNDCGKAFPSFSKFTQHQKTHTRVKVFKCNECGKTYTQNSTLVLHQKIHTGEKPYKCDECGRAFFYKSGFIKHKKIHTGEKPYKCNECGKAFRQSSDVVRHQRTHTGEKPYKCNECGRAFSQRSDVVKHQRIHSGEKPYKCNECGKAFIRSSSLTAHQMIHTGDKPYKCNECGKGFPQFSKLTKHQKIHTRVKVYKCNECGKTFPQNTSLVLHQQIHKREKPYKCNECGKAFSQRSHLTQHLNTHTGEKPHKCKECGKGFSHGSNLIKHRRIHTGGKPYKCNECGKAFSQSSALVKHQRIHTGEKPYTCNECGKAFRQSSNLISHQMIHTGEKPYKCNECGKSFSHISDLVRHQRIHTGEKPYKCNECGKAFSQSSVLVKHQRIHSGEKPYKCNECGKAFILSSSLIAHQMIHTGEKPYKCSECGKGFIESSALIVHQRIHTGEKPYTCNECGKAFTRSLNLIVHQMVHTGEKPYTCNECGKTFSHGSGLVKHQRIHTGENPYKCNVCGKAFKQSSNLIRHQKIHTGEKPYKCKECEKAFTQRFHLKKHLNTHTGEKPYKCKECGKGFNHDSNLIKHRKVHSGGKPYKCNECGKTFKKFSSVFKHQSIHTKEKSYKCKVCGKAFTQKSVLIKHQKTHVEETH; encoded by the coding sequence ACTTGGAGCCTAGGACTAAAAACAAAGAGGCAACTCCAAAGATCATAATAGGTGAAGAATCATCCTCATTGGTGAAAGTTGAAACACTCAAAGGGGCAGACTTTTGTTACTCTGCGCTTGGGGCATTTGGGGAAGGTGAGAGCCTGGAAAAGCAGCAGCCAATAAAGCAGGAGAGTGAGGTAAGAATGATTAAACGTCAGAAGATTCCAACTGGAAAGAAATTTTATAAGTGTAAAGAATGTGGCTTCAGTCATGGCTCATCCTTTGTTAACCACAAGAGGATTCACATGGGAAAAAAGccttataaatataaagaatatggGAAAGCCTTCCCTCGATTCTCAAGGCTCACTCAACATCAGAAGATCCATGCTAGAGtttataaatgtgatgaatgtgggaaaacatTTACTCAAAATTCAGTCCTTCTTCTACATCAAAGGAtgcatactggagagaagccatataagtgtgatgaatgtgggaaagccttcatttACAATTCAAGCCGTGTTaagcatcagaaaattcatactggagagaagccttataaatgtaatgtatgtgggaaagccttcatgcAGAGGTCAGATTGTGTTAGGCATCAGAAGATCCATACTagagagaagccttataaatgtaatgattgTGGGAAAGCCTTCCCTAGTTTTTCAAAGTTCACACAACATCAGAAGACCCATACTAGagtgaaagtttttaaatgtaatgaatgtgggaaaacatATACTCAAAATTCTACCCTTGTTTTACATCAAAAAatacatactggagagaagccatataaatgtgatgaatgtgggagAGCCTTCTTTTATAAATCAGGCTTCATCAAACATAAGaagattcatactggagagaagccttataaatgtaatgaatgtgggaaagccttcaggcAGAGCTCCGATGTTGTTAGGCACCAGAGGacccatactggagagaagccttataaatgtaatgaatgtgggagagCCTTTAGTCAGAGGTCAGATGTTGTTAAACACCAGAGGATCCAtagtggagagaagccttataaatgtaatgaatgtgggaaagcctttattCGCAGCTCAAGTCTTACTGCACATCAAATGATTCATACTGGAGacaaaccttataaatgtaatgaatgtgggaaaggcttcccTCAATTCTCAAAGCTCACTAAACATCAGAAGATCCATACTAGAGTGAAagtttataaatgtaatgaatgcgGGAAAACCTTTCCTCAAAACACAAGCCTTGTTTTACATCAACAGATTCATAAGAGAGAaaagccttataaatgtaatgaatgtgggaaagccttctcTCAGAGGTCCCACCTAACACAACATTTGAATACACATACGGGAGAGAAACCTCataaatgtaaagaatgtgggaaaggcttcagtCATGGTTCAAATCTCATTAAGCACCGAAGGATTCATACTGGAGGTaaaccatataaatgtaatgaatgtgggaaagccttcagtcaGAGCTCAGCCCTTGTTAAGCACCAGAGGatacatactggagagaagccttatacatgtaatgaatgtgggaaagcctttaggcAGAGCTCAAATCTTATTTCACATCAAatgattcatactggagagaagccttataaatgtaatgaatgtgggaaaagctTCAGTCACATCTCAGACCTTGTTAGGCACCAAAggatccatactggagagaagccttataaatgtaatgaatgtgggaaagcctttagtcAGAGTTCAGTACTTGTTAAGCACCAGAGGATACATAGTGGAGAGAAGCCttacaaatgtaatgaatgtggaaaagcctttatTCTGAGCTCAAGTCTTATTGCCCATCAAAtgatccatactggagagaagccttacaaatgtagtgaatgtgggaaaggcttcatCGAGAGTTCAGCTCTTATTGTCCATCAGAggatccacactggagagaagccgtatacatgtaatgagtgtgggaaagcctttactCGAAGCTTAAACTTGATTGTACATCAAATggttcatactggagagaaaccatatacatgtaatgaatgtgggaaaacctttAGTCATGGCTCAGGCCTTGTTAAACACCAGAGGATTCATACTGGGGAGAATCCTTATAAGTGTAATgtatgtgggaaagcctttaaaCAGAGCTCAAACCTCATTCGACATCAGaaaatccatactggagagaagccttataaatgtaaagaatgtgAGAAAGCCTTTACTCAGAgatttcacttaaaaaaacatcTGAATAcgcatactggagagaagccttataaatgtaaggaatgtgggaaaggCTTCAATCATGATTCAAACCTTATTAAGCATCGTAAAGTCCATTCTGGAGGAaaaccatataaatgtaatgaatgtgggaaaacatTCAAAAAGTTCTCAAGTGTTTTCAAGCATCAGAGTATTCACACTAAAGAGAAGTCTTATAAATGTAAGGTATGTGGGAAAGCATTTACTCAGAAGTCAGTACTTATTAAACATCAGAAGACTCATGTTGAAGAAACACATTAG